The Edaphobacter sp. 12200R-103 genome contains a region encoding:
- the queG gene encoding tRNA epoxyqueuosine(34) reductase QueG, translating to MKTDEEIPTVLFEWTDELAAWIEAEALRAGFDAASVAPIPESDSELGKLQAARISEWIEAGRAGEMEYLKRTDENGLLLRSGVRAAFPWARSVLVCTWNYNASSPASTEPVSGSGWIARYAWMGRQLENGEIVPTDYHDELLGRLRALEAAIRKRAPSDTRCYVDTGPIVERTVAVQAGLGWIGKNTCLINQQLGSWLLLGVIVTSIPVAAAAYPQLAADRCGSCTRCLDACPTQALIAPRQMDASRCISYLTIEKKGSILEELRQPMGRQVFGCDICQEVCPWNRRAPISARQQTRQRPELVNPALSWLASLDNTEFRRNFKGSPLERTRRKRLHRNVAIAMGNSRDSGFLPQLKTWSEGEDEILAETARWAIRQINEEAENSAVNQVGDDAVGSLFLPTE from the coding sequence ATGAAAACGGACGAAGAAATTCCGACGGTTCTGTTTGAATGGACGGATGAGCTTGCGGCATGGATCGAGGCAGAGGCCCTTCGCGCTGGCTTTGATGCTGCTTCCGTCGCCCCCATTCCCGAGAGCGATAGCGAGTTGGGGAAGCTGCAGGCCGCCCGGATATCAGAGTGGATCGAAGCCGGCCGTGCCGGTGAGATGGAGTATCTCAAGCGGACGGATGAGAATGGCCTGCTTCTGCGCAGTGGAGTCAGAGCCGCTTTTCCGTGGGCACGCTCCGTCCTTGTCTGCACCTGGAACTACAACGCTTCGAGCCCCGCCTCCACGGAGCCTGTCTCCGGATCCGGCTGGATCGCGCGATACGCATGGATGGGGCGGCAGCTTGAGAACGGTGAGATTGTCCCGACCGACTATCACGACGAGCTACTGGGGAGACTGCGGGCGCTTGAGGCTGCCATTAGGAAACGCGCGCCGTCCGATACCCGCTGTTATGTCGATACCGGCCCTATCGTGGAGCGTACGGTCGCGGTACAGGCCGGCCTGGGCTGGATCGGCAAGAACACCTGTCTTATCAATCAGCAGCTCGGGTCCTGGCTGCTGTTAGGTGTTATCGTGACTTCCATCCCGGTTGCAGCTGCGGCCTATCCACAGCTTGCCGCCGATCGATGCGGAAGCTGCACGCGCTGTCTGGATGCCTGTCCCACGCAGGCTCTCATAGCTCCTCGCCAAATGGATGCTTCGCGTTGCATCTCCTATCTCACCATCGAGAAGAAGGGGAGCATCCTGGAAGAGTTGCGCCAGCCCATGGGAAGACAGGTCTTCGGCTGCGATATCTGCCAGGAAGTATGCCCCTGGAATCGTCGTGCCCCAATCTCAGCCCGTCAGCAGACACGTCAGCGTCCCGAACTCGTCAATCCGGCCCTGAGCTGGCTTGCCAGCCTCGACAACACTGAATTCCGCAGGAACTTCAAGGGGTCTCCCCTTGAGCGTACACGGCGGAAGCGGCTCCATCGTAATGTCGCTATCGCGATGGGGAACAGCCGAGATTCCGGCTTTCTTCCGCAGCTCAAGACCTGGAGTGAGGGCGAAGACGAGATTCTCGCGGAGACTGCCCGCTGGGCGATCCGGCAAATAAATGAGGAGGCCGAAAATTCTGCGGTTAATCAGGTGGGTGATGATGCCGTAGGCTCCCTTTTTCTTCCGACGGAATGA
- a CDS encoding zinc-binding alcohol dehydrogenase family protein, with protein sequence MRAMSLLGAGDARIVEIPEPTRRDGELLLKVEMVGLCGTDLNSFRGKNPLVTYPRIPGHEIAATVVGGSAAIPVGTRVTVSPYTSCGICPSCRRQRFNACQGNQTFGVQRDGALTEWLSVPEEKVYVSHLSLKELCLVEPLTVGFHAVARGRITANDTVAIFGCGGVGLGAIAGASFRGARTIAIDLDDTKLETAQAAGATDLIHSAREDFRSRLRELTGGRGPDIVIEAIGLPETFRAAIEEVAFTGRVVYIGYAKEPVAYETRLFVQKELDIMGSRNALPEDFREVIAMLERGHFPVDRAVSAIVSLEETPAILSTWSSSPASFTKIMVQVSK encoded by the coding sequence ATGAGAGCTATGTCATTGCTGGGAGCAGGAGACGCCCGGATCGTCGAGATCCCGGAACCCACGAGACGTGATGGAGAACTTCTGCTGAAGGTTGAGATGGTGGGGCTGTGCGGCACGGACCTTAACAGTTTTCGCGGGAAGAACCCGCTGGTGACCTATCCGCGCATTCCGGGTCATGAGATCGCAGCCACGGTTGTGGGAGGCTCCGCAGCGATTCCCGTTGGCACACGCGTGACGGTCTCACCCTATACCAGCTGCGGAATCTGTCCTTCATGTCGCAGGCAGCGCTTTAATGCATGCCAGGGCAACCAGACCTTCGGAGTACAGCGTGATGGCGCTTTGACGGAATGGCTCTCTGTTCCCGAAGAAAAGGTCTATGTTTCGCACCTGTCGCTCAAAGAGCTTTGCCTCGTAGAGCCCCTGACCGTCGGCTTTCATGCCGTCGCACGCGGCCGGATCACGGCGAATGATACAGTCGCGATCTTTGGCTGCGGCGGTGTTGGCCTGGGAGCCATTGCCGGAGCTTCCTTCCGGGGAGCACGCACAATTGCAATTGATCTGGACGACACCAAGCTTGAGACCGCGCAGGCTGCAGGAGCAACGGATTTGATTCACTCCGCACGCGAAGATTTCCGGAGCCGTCTGCGCGAGCTCACCGGCGGCCGCGGTCCGGATATCGTGATCGAGGCGATTGGTCTTCCGGAGACTTTCCGCGCAGCTATCGAAGAGGTCGCATTTACCGGCAGGGTTGTCTATATCGGATACGCGAAGGAACCCGTCGCCTACGAAACCCGGCTCTTCGTGCAAAAGGAGCTCGATATCATGGGCTCACGCAACGCGCTGCCAGAAGACTTTCGCGAGGTAATTGCCATGCTCGAGAGAGGACACTTCCCTGTCGATCGCGCAGTCTCGGCAATCGTCTCCCTGGAAGAGACTCCTGCCATTCTCAGTACGTGGTCTTCGTCGCCGGCATCCTTTACCAAAATTATGGTCCAGGTTTCAAAATAG
- a CDS encoding IclR family transcriptional regulator, with protein MKKSKAVTAAAGSKVAVRRRLPKWALDNTESSGDEAYYLRSIGRALEVLNCFDGQTPLSLKEISAQMQLPESSLFRVLRTLEHHEYLQQHRDGTYQLSPRLIFGWLVRAAEHVREMARPEMEKLANAFNETASLAYLFDDRIHVLDCLETFHEIRMTNKIGRVLPPHCSAMGKAITAFQDRSLADRMLEVYGLTARTEHTITDRKKLFAEFEEIRKTGIAGDREESIRGGICFSAPIRLEDDRVVAAISLSTPTIRMDKKHENEVQAALLDAAASIARRLQGEK; from the coding sequence ATGAAAAAGTCCAAAGCGGTTACCGCAGCAGCAGGATCCAAGGTCGCAGTTCGCCGGCGTCTTCCCAAGTGGGCGCTCGACAACACGGAGTCATCGGGTGATGAAGCTTATTACCTGCGCTCCATTGGGCGAGCCCTCGAGGTTCTAAACTGCTTCGACGGTCAGACGCCGCTCTCCCTCAAGGAGATCAGCGCCCAGATGCAGCTTCCCGAGTCTTCGCTCTTCCGCGTGCTGAGGACCCTGGAGCACCACGAATATCTGCAGCAGCATCGGGACGGCACCTACCAGCTCTCGCCGCGACTCATCTTCGGCTGGCTGGTCCGTGCTGCCGAACATGTGCGTGAGATGGCACGCCCCGAGATGGAGAAGCTGGCCAATGCCTTCAACGAAACCGCCAGCCTGGCCTATCTCTTTGACGATCGCATCCATGTGCTCGACTGCCTGGAGACGTTTCACGAGATCAGGATGACCAATAAGATCGGGCGCGTGTTGCCTCCGCACTGTTCTGCCATGGGAAAGGCCATCACGGCCTTCCAGGACCGTTCTCTGGCCGATCGCATGCTTGAGGTTTACGGCCTGACTGCCCGCACCGAGCATACGATCACCGACCGCAAGAAGCTCTTCGCGGAGTTCGAGGAGATTCGCAAGACGGGAATCGCGGGGGACCGGGAAGAGTCGATCCGGGGAGGAATCTGCTTCAGTGCGCCGATCCGGTTGGAGGATGATCGCGTTGTTGCTGCCATCAGCCTCTCCACCCCGACCATCCGCATGGATAAGAAACACGAGAACGAGGTTCAGGCTGCGCTTCTCGATGCAGCTGCATCCATCGCGCGGCGCCTGCAGGGCGAAAAGTAA
- a CDS encoding YihY/virulence factor BrkB family protein, which produces MFSIRPPRSETVRNDPKLAEPARTERQETASAVPIEEVPSVVCGSGFWSQFGALLKYMARTEVHTYAFSVAANAILSLFPFIVLLLTLCRTVFHSRAMEMVVGDMMRGFLPVGQDFVMRNMQLLAHPGKGVQFFSLVMLLVSSTGVFLPLEVALNSVWGVTKNRSYLRNQIVSLGLAFAVGILALASVASTSGSKSVLAVLFFGHTQNAAYAFFAQWFMKICGIGLSILLFFLIYWILPNRRIPAGAVIPTALIVGLLWELAKYLYIRALPWLDFQSVYGPFYISVGLMMWAFLSGLLVLAGAHVSATRYALRLTRQARAKERLAEQNEAKKEKDADR; this is translated from the coding sequence ATGTTCTCCATTCGCCCACCCAGATCAGAGACCGTTCGCAATGATCCGAAGCTCGCTGAGCCTGCCAGAACAGAACGGCAGGAGACGGCGTCCGCCGTTCCGATCGAGGAAGTTCCTTCCGTCGTCTGCGGCTCCGGCTTCTGGTCGCAGTTTGGAGCGCTTCTCAAGTACATGGCGCGCACCGAGGTTCACACCTATGCCTTCAGCGTGGCCGCCAACGCCATCCTTTCGCTATTTCCCTTCATTGTGCTGCTGCTGACGCTTTGCCGGACGGTATTTCACTCCCGCGCGATGGAGATGGTCGTGGGCGACATGATGCGCGGCTTTCTTCCTGTCGGCCAGGACTTCGTTATGCGCAACATGCAGCTTCTGGCTCATCCGGGAAAGGGAGTGCAGTTCTTCTCGCTGGTCATGCTGCTGGTCTCATCTACCGGAGTTTTTCTGCCTCTGGAAGTAGCCCTCAACAGCGTCTGGGGAGTGACGAAGAACCGCAGCTACCTGCGCAACCAGATTGTCTCGTTGGGCCTGGCCTTTGCCGTGGGCATTCTTGCGCTTGCGTCCGTAGCTTCGACCTCAGGCTCCAAATCCGTTCTGGCGGTTCTCTTCTTTGGTCACACGCAAAATGCGGCCTATGCCTTCTTTGCGCAGTGGTTTATGAAGATCTGCGGCATTGGCCTCAGCATCCTGCTGTTTTTTCTGATTTACTGGATTCTGCCCAATCGCAGGATCCCGGCAGGCGCTGTCATCCCTACAGCGCTGATTGTGGGGCTGCTGTGGGAATTGGCAAAGTATCTTTATATACGTGCGCTGCCATGGCTTGATTTCCAGTCCGTGTACGGACCTTTTTATATCTCCGTAGGACTGATGATGTGGGCCTTTCTGTCGGGGCTGCTCGTGCTGGCAGGGGCTCATGTCTCGGCGACGCGCTACGCATTACGGCTCACCCGCCAGGCCAGGGCGAAGGAGCGACTGGCTGAGCAGAATGAAGCGAAGAAAGAGAAAGATGCAGACCGGTAA
- a CDS encoding carboxypeptidase regulatory-like domain-containing protein encodes MRVRPVLLALLLCFVGYMVSAQEFRATLTGRVTDPTGAILPDAAITVINTATGARVQTKSDKTGQYTTPFLLPGSYSIRVTMQGFRTYEHKNLTLQTGAKVQEDIQMQVGEANQNVVVTTETPLIETTTATAGQVLSAHEIENLPANGRSPLGLAKTEYGVIPKQKHSVTESRPFDNSAASDFSIGGGNAQSNEYLLNGVPNMQDSSRVPGYSPMQDSVQEIRVDVFESDASYGDTSGGTVNMTTKAGTNRFHGAFNEFNQFSAINAPTRWFANSFPATRQNQFGAYVSGPVILPKIFDGHNKLFFLYAFEGFKGSTPNPITTTVPTDAERKGDFSALLSGQMVSSKNCPAGQTYTYDKYQFFDPFSGTPDPGCPGQVIRTPIANNVIHNINPVAAAYLNFFPMPNTAPTASDGENNFRSNVPTTNDYNSHAGRLDYSINDNNKIFFETHRSEYLQTSNNIFNNIATGSQNYTVYQGGVLDYIHTFSPIATLDARLSLTRSYNNTTLPSNGFDATSIGYPDYVNTNSSKALPRVSFSENGSTNAPAYSTLSTKPGTLSAFDTIQFFSAFTLVRGKHTIKIGPDIRQNKNNTLSPGYSSGDFEFDNSFVSAGSTLAGPLYGGSMASFLLGVPSSGSYSIAPALTYNNWYIGGFVQDDWRILPNLTLNLGMRVESETSINESHNRAVVGWDSGAVNSATAGAIAAYSAHPIAELPVSSFSPTGGLIFASAARRYEYATPSAYYSPRFGFSYTPSALRNRGVIRGGFGLFVNPFNDYYTPQSYGFSASSTLVPTTNNYLSPAASLSDPFPTTNPLVQPTGSSLGVNTYLGQGITVRPSQVKVPYSERWNLDVQYQLSRNTSIDIGYIGNHQVHLSYTNCISCINKLPYLSRSAFRDTAVQSNLSSSVTNPFKGLPNVTGSLGSSSKIQKLALLGGHPEYSSVSQQLTPGSSSIFHELLFRFQQRMSHGLTMNLNYEYSKQLIAQQLNQGGPLTYQESSSDFTHHIALTGVYQLPFGHNQAFLNHISSFVDQLVSGFTVNVIYAYLSGAPIGWGGTGSGSYPLFANGTAYDSSLRISPRAYTGAFDKTKFNTNPNDQPNSTYNYRTFPLFYGRQDATNNLDASILKNFHAGEHFQIQYRFEAFNALNHTQFGTPNVSPTSGSFSTITSQANTPRVLQQGLRVVF; translated from the coding sequence ATGAGAGTACGACCTGTCCTCCTTGCCCTGCTTCTTTGCTTTGTCGGATATATGGTCTCCGCGCAGGAGTTTCGCGCGACGCTGACCGGCAGAGTAACCGATCCAACGGGCGCCATTCTTCCTGATGCAGCTATTACGGTTATCAACACGGCGACTGGCGCAAGGGTCCAGACGAAGTCCGATAAGACCGGCCAGTACACCACGCCGTTTCTGCTACCGGGAAGTTATTCCATCCGGGTAACGATGCAGGGGTTCCGCACCTACGAGCACAAGAACCTGACATTGCAAACCGGAGCGAAAGTTCAGGAAGACATCCAGATGCAGGTTGGCGAAGCGAACCAGAATGTCGTCGTCACCACGGAGACACCGCTGATTGAGACGACAACCGCAACTGCCGGACAGGTGCTGTCGGCGCATGAGATCGAAAATCTTCCAGCGAATGGACGCTCTCCGCTGGGACTCGCAAAGACTGAGTATGGCGTCATTCCCAAGCAGAAGCATTCTGTCACGGAGTCACGGCCCTTCGACAATTCCGCGGCCAGCGATTTTTCGATCGGCGGAGGAAATGCGCAGTCGAACGAGTATCTGCTGAACGGCGTGCCGAATATGCAGGACTCCAGCAGAGTGCCGGGTTACAGCCCCATGCAGGATTCTGTCCAGGAGATTCGCGTCGATGTCTTCGAGTCGGATGCATCGTATGGCGACACGTCAGGTGGCACGGTCAATATGACCACGAAGGCCGGCACCAACAGGTTTCATGGAGCCTTTAACGAGTTCAACCAATTTTCTGCAATTAATGCTCCGACGCGCTGGTTTGCAAACAGTTTTCCCGCAACCCGCCAGAACCAGTTTGGAGCGTATGTGAGCGGCCCGGTGATCCTGCCGAAGATCTTTGATGGCCACAACAAGCTTTTCTTTCTGTATGCCTTTGAAGGGTTCAAAGGATCTACGCCGAATCCCATCACCACAACCGTACCTACGGACGCGGAGAGAAAGGGTGATTTCTCTGCCTTGCTGAGCGGTCAGATGGTTTCCTCAAAGAACTGCCCTGCGGGACAGACCTACACCTACGACAAGTATCAGTTCTTCGATCCCTTCAGCGGAACACCTGACCCGGGCTGCCCTGGCCAGGTGATCCGTACTCCGATTGCGAACAACGTGATTCACAACATCAATCCGGTGGCTGCGGCATATCTCAACTTTTTCCCGATGCCAAACACAGCGCCCACAGCGAGTGACGGCGAGAATAACTTCCGCAGCAACGTACCGACTACCAACGACTACAACTCGCATGCCGGACGCCTCGACTACAGCATCAATGACAACAATAAAATCTTCTTTGAGACTCACCGCAGCGAGTATCTGCAGACCTCGAACAACATCTTCAACAACATTGCAACGGGATCACAGAACTATACGGTCTACCAGGGTGGGGTGCTGGACTACATCCACACTTTCTCTCCCATCGCCACGCTGGATGCCCGCCTTAGCCTGACGCGGTCGTACAACAATACAACGCTGCCCAGCAACGGTTTCGACGCGACTTCAATCGGTTATCCCGACTACGTTAACACCAACTCCTCCAAAGCGCTTCCACGCGTCTCTTTTTCGGAGAACGGGTCCACCAATGCTCCGGCATATTCAACCCTGAGCACCAAACCTGGGACACTTTCAGCCTTCGACACGATCCAGTTTTTCTCTGCATTCACTCTGGTGCGGGGTAAGCACACGATCAAAATCGGTCCAGATATTCGCCAGAACAAGAACAATACCTTGAGCCCGGGATATTCTTCGGGCGACTTTGAGTTCGACAACAGCTTTGTTTCGGCGGGTTCGACGCTTGCGGGGCCATTGTATGGAGGGTCGATGGCCTCATTCCTGCTGGGCGTTCCGAGCAGTGGAAGCTACTCCATCGCACCAGCTCTCACTTATAACAACTGGTACATCGGCGGATTCGTTCAGGATGACTGGAGGATTCTGCCAAACCTGACGCTCAATCTCGGGATGCGCGTGGAGTCAGAGACCTCCATCAACGAGAGTCACAACCGAGCTGTGGTGGGATGGGATTCGGGGGCTGTCAATTCCGCCACCGCTGGGGCAATTGCGGCCTACTCCGCTCATCCTATAGCCGAGCTTCCCGTGTCTTCGTTTTCGCCCACGGGCGGACTGATCTTCGCTTCAGCTGCTCGACGGTATGAATATGCGACCCCGTCTGCGTATTATTCGCCGCGCTTCGGCTTCTCATACACACCATCGGCACTGAGAAATCGTGGAGTGATTCGAGGTGGTTTCGGATTGTTCGTGAATCCGTTCAACGACTATTACACGCCGCAGAGTTATGGCTTCAGCGCATCCTCAACACTGGTGCCGACGACGAACAACTACCTGAGCCCGGCCGCTTCGTTGTCAGATCCATTTCCTACGACTAATCCGCTCGTGCAGCCCACGGGTTCTTCGCTGGGCGTGAATACCTACCTGGGGCAGGGCATCACGGTGCGACCGTCACAGGTAAAGGTCCCGTACTCAGAGCGATGGAATCTCGATGTGCAATATCAGCTTTCGAGAAATACCTCGATCGATATCGGCTATATCGGGAATCACCAGGTTCATCTTTCCTACACCAACTGCATCAGCTGCATTAACAAGCTGCCTTATCTCAGCCGATCCGCATTCCGCGATACGGCGGTACAGTCGAACCTGAGTTCGTCGGTCACAAATCCCTTTAAGGGATTACCGAATGTCACAGGCTCGCTTGGATCGTCCAGCAAGATTCAAAAGCTGGCTCTGCTGGGAGGGCATCCGGAGTACAGCAGCGTCTCACAGCAGCTGACACCAGGCTCCTCGTCGATCTTCCATGAGCTTCTGTTCCGCTTTCAGCAACGCATGTCACATGGTCTGACGATGAACCTGAACTACGAATACTCCAAGCAGCTTATCGCTCAGCAGCTAAACCAGGGAGGCCCGCTGACCTACCAGGAGAGTTCCTCGGACTTTACCCATCACATTGCGCTTACGGGCGTCTATCAGCTTCCTTTCGGACATAACCAGGCATTCCTGAATCACATATCGAGCTTTGTAGACCAGCTCGTCAGCGGCTTCACGGTCAATGTGATCTACGCCTATCTGTCAGGAGCGCCGATTGGATGGGGAGGAACGGGAAGCGGAAGCTATCCTCTGTTCGCGAATGGAACAGCGTATGATTCCTCTCTTCGCATCTCTCCGCGGGCGTACACCGGCGCCTTCGACAAGACGAAGTTCAATACCAATCCGAACGACCAGCCGAACTCGACTTACAACTATCGCACGTTCCCGCTGTTCTACGGGCGCCAGGATGCGACCAACAATCTGGATGCTTCCATCCTCAAGAATTTTCATGCAGGGGAGCATTTCCAGATCCAGTACCGCTTCGAGGCGTTCAACGCGCTGAATCACACGCAGTTTGGCACACCGAACGTGAGCCCCACCTCAGGCAGCTTCAGCACCATCACATCACAGGCCAACACGCCCCGCGTGCTGCAACAGGGACTGCGAGTGGTCTTCTAG
- a CDS encoding DUF5060 domain-containing protein produces MNRRDMLKMSAATLAGALEPAAFAEKNSPQTNAISIEQWGLFEVILKGSSAGNPFKDVSLSAEFTREHRTVKVKGFYDGDGIYRVRFMPDMTGDWVYRTTSSSSALNGQTGRFTCAPATSGNHGPVTTAHRYHFVHADGTPYFPFGTTTYAFLFTKDENAANSLAGMKGLFNKSRVCVLPKPIGQGPQILPFPYSGGDANGRHGTSDYTRFNPEYFQLIEKRIMQLQAAGVEADCILFHPYDAWGYKAMPNEVDDFYLRYVVARLSAFRNVWWAIANEYDLVKAKTMSDWDRFFRIVQEEDPYGHLRSIHHSGVIYDHSKPWCTHASLQSYDFEKSSERRLAWNKPIVYDEIQYEGDVERRWGNLSAEEMTRRFWLATVRGSYASHGEVFLSAENGPHAHESSWSDAGRLRGESAPRIKFLHDLVTKCTKVGLNEFEGSYYLSAGTPNELYLWYFDYHRPARYTFPLPNTANFEAALIDPFEMKETKLTGTFSGKSRIELPNRPFQAIVFHKVSNVTGKPKGESPTPEVMD; encoded by the coding sequence ATGAATCGTAGAGATATGCTCAAGATGAGCGCCGCGACCCTTGCCGGCGCGCTTGAGCCTGCTGCCTTTGCCGAAAAAAACAGTCCGCAGACCAACGCCATCAGCATCGAGCAGTGGGGCTTATTCGAGGTGATCCTCAAGGGATCTTCAGCAGGAAATCCGTTTAAAGACGTGTCCTTGTCGGCTGAGTTTACCCGCGAGCATCGCACAGTCAAGGTGAAGGGTTTTTATGACGGCGATGGAATCTACCGGGTCCGCTTTATGCCGGATATGACGGGTGATTGGGTCTATCGGACCACAAGCTCCTCATCGGCACTGAATGGACAGACTGGACGATTCACCTGCGCGCCGGCGACTTCCGGCAATCACGGTCCGGTCACGACGGCCCACCGCTATCACTTTGTTCATGCCGACGGCACCCCCTATTTTCCGTTTGGAACGACCACTTACGCATTTCTCTTTACCAAGGACGAAAATGCTGCAAATTCGTTGGCCGGGATGAAAGGCCTCTTCAATAAGAGCCGCGTATGTGTGCTTCCGAAACCTATTGGACAGGGACCACAGATTCTTCCCTTTCCCTATTCTGGCGGTGATGCAAACGGCCGTCACGGAACCAGTGACTATACCCGCTTCAACCCCGAGTACTTTCAACTGATCGAAAAGCGGATTATGCAGTTGCAGGCTGCAGGAGTCGAAGCCGACTGTATCCTCTTTCACCCCTACGACGCCTGGGGCTACAAGGCCATGCCCAATGAGGTGGATGATTTCTATCTCCGCTACGTGGTGGCTCGTCTCTCCGCGTTCAGAAACGTATGGTGGGCGATCGCCAATGAGTACGACCTGGTGAAGGCAAAGACGATGTCGGACTGGGATCGCTTCTTCCGCATCGTGCAGGAGGAAGATCCCTATGGCCATCTGCGTTCGATCCATCACTCCGGCGTGATCTATGACCACTCCAAACCGTGGTGTACCCATGCCAGCCTGCAAAGCTATGACTTTGAAAAGTCCTCTGAACGGCGACTGGCGTGGAACAAGCCCATTGTCTATGACGAGATTCAATACGAGGGCGATGTGGAGCGGCGATGGGGCAACCTGTCTGCCGAAGAGATGACGCGGCGCTTCTGGCTGGCGACGGTTCGTGGAAGCTATGCCTCTCATGGCGAGGTCTTTCTCTCCGCAGAGAACGGGCCCCACGCACATGAGTCCAGCTGGTCCGATGCAGGTCGCCTTCGGGGGGAGTCTGCCCCCCGCATCAAGTTCCTCCACGACCTTGTTACGAAGTGCACAAAGGTAGGGCTGAATGAGTTTGAGGGCTCCTACTATCTTTCGGCCGGAACTCCGAACGAGCTATACCTCTGGTACTTCGACTATCACCGCCCTGCGCGCTATACCTTTCCCCTGCCAAATACGGCGAACTTTGAGGCGGCACTCATCGATCCGTTCGAGATGAAAGAGACGAAGCTTACGGGAACCTTCAGCGGGAAGTCCAGGATCGAGCTTCCGAACCGGCCGTTCCAGGCGATTGTCTTCCACAAGGTCTCGAATGTAACTGGCAAACCAAAAGGCGAATCCCCCACGCCGGAGGTGATGGATTAG